The genome window gcgaatacagactaacacggctgttactctgaaacctgtcattttaaaagGTATAGTTTTGTGCATGCAGCTTACGCTTAAATTTCCAAGAACATTGCTTACGTCCTCTGCTTTGCCAGGGTAGTAAATTTTATTCCCACTAATTGCTGGACTAAGAGGTtttatgcaaaaataaaatggACTGTAAAGGTTGATAGTATTTGCATTTCTACATGACTGCATTTTAAAGGGCTGAAAAAGGCTTGCTGATTACACAGTTATTGAAAACTTATAGGGGAAAACATACAGAATTTGTGCTTCTGTGGGAACAAGGGGAAGTTCAGGGTTATTTCAGAGGTAAGCTGCTTCTCTTCCCTTTTGACATTGGTTGTTATTAATTAATAACTATTCTTTGTAGTCAGTGAAAGGGGCCGTAACACTGGCTCATATGCTGCTTTAGCTGCTCAGTGGTAGGGGTGACAGCGAGAGCAAATCTGCCCATAAAACCACAGTACGACCCTGCAGAGTGTGAAAGCGGCTAAGTGGGAGGCTGCCCTCAGTTCCCACGAATTATGATGCCAGGGGTTGGGAAGAGGAGCAATACTACATGGCATGATCCTCTACAAAACTGTGACTGATCTCATTCAATGCTCTGACTCATGGCGGAAGAGCCCATTGGTGGCAATAAACCAATGGCAGAGCAACTACTGGTCCTCCTGTGCTGCTATGGCTGGTGGTGGATGTGTGGGGTGGTGGTAACAATAGGGCAGCTTGCAGGGGAGCCTTTCCATGTAGCTCGTTCATCTCCATTTTCCAACCTATTCCCTGCCAACTATGTTCCTTGCAAGTTGCAGCATGCAGACTCCAGGTCTCCATTTTTTGTGTTAATTTGTTAATCTCCACATGCTTTATAAGGAAGAAAAACATAgactgcttttttcttttctacaaACTGAGCACGTGGACTTATCTTGCGTTTCCCTATCTGACCAGAActctctctgaagtcagtgggagctttgagTTCACAAGAAATCAGGATTCAAGGCCTCTGTTCTTGACCCGAGTAGATTTGCTTTCAAAGGTGTAATctggggacagagtgccacaccaagcaggcatgggttacaaaGGTATGTCTGTACTAGGGCAAAAGGTGTATTTTAAAATACGTTGGCTAACAAGTTTGAACTAAGGTGTTTTAAAATCCTAGCACAGAGAGGGCAAGTGGTATTTTAACATGCTTTAGCTGGTCAAGGTGAACTCTACAGGAGAACCTAGGGTTCAAATACATGCAAATAAGGGTCACAGAAAATTCCCAAGGGTTCCGAATTAGGGCTACTGTGGCTGCTGTTGCCTACACTTATGCTTCTTAAACATGTTGAATAATTTGGAGAAACAGGGAGTGTTTAAATGGAGAACAAATCCTAGTAAGTGAGAAAAAAAGTTGCTTGGAAAAGAGCCCTGGTATACAACCTCTAAATGTCCCATATTTATATAAGATACTTGGTCTGTGTATGTATTTTTTGAATTACCTAAAGACCCACtagcttctctcttttttttttggcactcCAGTAAACTGTTTATACTCCTTTCCGCTCTTCATTTATGTACCATGTTAACAGCGAAGTTAGAAACAAAAAGCAGCTGTTCATAAGGAATCTGATCCAAAGTCAGTCAAAAACTTCCgttcagtggctttggatcaggccaaaaATGACAAGTGTGAAACTTTAGGGTCCATTTCAATGGAATGtccatttttttaatgaagtggGCCTGGGTCATTAATTATCAAACTACTGTGCAAATAAGGCTATTTAACTAAGGGGGGAGCTTAGTTTGAAACACTGAAATGAACTCCACTACCCCCAAATTATTAACTGACTAAATCCAATAAGTGGAAATCCAGTGCTTTAAGTTGCCTTGAAATTGTTGTATGCAGATGGGCAGTCCAAGTATGCAAAGAATACTTCCTTTCATTATTTGTCTGTGTGAGAAACTGTCTCCCCGCAGTGCTGCCTACATACTGTATCAGCAATGAGAAAAAGAATACAGTACAATATACCCCAAGTAGCATAGTCTGTTACACACTAGAACATGTCCTTTTGATTTTATACAGCAGAATTATGGTGCACAACTTAGTATGGtctgatttttatattttatgcAGAACATATTGTTCCTTCATTAAGTTTTCTAATAAGCCTGGTGAACAGATGAGTTCTTTTCTACTAACCAGCTGCAGTATGAGAAATATCAACTGAAGAATATTCAGATTTTACATTTCCATAAAATGTAGTTTCACAATATAAAGGCATATATGCAATTTCCTAGTATGACTGGTTTATCTATAATGTACAAATTGTCTACAAGTGGAATTCAGTAATAcagtaaatatatatgtatatatataaaatcacatATGAAAAGATTTAGTAAGTATAACTTTGCCTTACTAAACATTATCATTTAACATGTCTCAGTTTCACAGAAATATCTCTGACAGTGCTTTTCACCCAGGCACTTTACAGACTAAACACATACAAGAAGAAGTTCACttctcactgaaatgcagccactgccGGGGAGGCAGAGGAAAGGGACAGTCTTTTGAGGCTAATGTTCTGTATTAAGAACACATGgagctttttttattttgacaaTACAGTGTGCCAACTGTTTCATTTTCAGTCATGTTTGGCTTTCTTGAAGCAATAGTAATTTAAACCACTATTAGCAGGAATATGTGTAGTGTTTTGGGAAGCAGAAATATGGATTTCATACTGTAGTACCTATTTGGGAAaaactaaggatatgtctatgcATTGGCGACTGTGCTGGCATAGCCGTGTCACTCTAGCTATGCTGGCACAATCTCATTGTGTAGACTCAGCGTAGatggatggaaggggtttttccaacAGTGtgggaacaagggcacaccgtGTCATGgcagctaggtcaacggaagcaTCATTCCGTCAACATAGCTGCATCTTTGCTGGGAGTTAGGTAAGCATAGCTAGGTCGGTTGGGGTTtggttttctcacacccctgaccaaagtaactatgttgacctaacttgtAAGTATACTCCAGGTCTAAGTAAAGACTAAGATTAAAGGCCTTAGTATAGATCAGATATGAGCTCTACCTTCAGAATTCTGATCCTTTGACTAAAATTAGCAGAATTACAATGGCATCGTACCATTATCATTTCCTCACTTGAATAGACTGTTGGCATATAGACTGGAGGCAAGTAGCATATATTGCACAGGCAAAGGTGACATAACAATCGGTAATTTTCACACACATTAATTGAGGATGGGTTTTATATTAAGTTTCTTTGAAGGTTTATTTCTTAGCAATTGTTGCATAATTTAGAAACCTAACAAAGTATAAAAGTCAACAGATAATGGTTCtctaaattttaaaacaattattttattaacagtTTATAATCAATTCAGGAGCCATCAATTCACAATATAAAACTTGGACCACATTTTCTATCTCAGCCATTCGACAGCATCCAACATTTGGTGACTTTAAACATGAAGAGTTTATTTTCCATATCTCCGAGGCTTTCAACCGGAAATTGTACAAGAGGAAGTTTAACATACTAACTGAAAACTAAAAATATGAAATTATCCAGAAAGGGTAAACATTTCTGAAAGTAGAGATTCAAAAGTTCTAAAGTGTAGTAGGTACTTGATTTGGGGACAGCTGTCTCCCTGCTATAAGTCTAGGGACTGTAGTCCAGTTACAGCAGGATGAATTTAGCCCTCACTGGGTTGTGggtgttttttaaacaaatgggTTTTGCTTCTTCTGGGAGGCTGAGGCAAAATCCGTTTGTAAACAATTGGTGAGTCAAGAGATTGTGATTCTAGTTTCTTGCAAAGCATGAAACCAGACAAGTTTCACATGGGTTTCACTGTGACTGCATCTCACAGCTCTGCTAATTTCTTAGTCACAGTTTGCTGAAAGGTTTTTGAACCTAGGGTCAGTTGTATATTTTTACACTAAAATGATTCAGTTCTGTGGTTTTGTATGGCTTGTACCAGAAATGGGGAAACTCTGTTTTTTGTAGCTGTGCTTTGAGATTCATTTGAACATGAAACTTGAGGTGTGTGAAAGCCCTTGAGTCAACTGAAGAAAACCTTCACGTGAACTATATTGTTATATGCTGGCTTTGTGTGAGTGATGCTACGCTCTTGTTTGTGGCCTATGGGAACGATATGGGCCTTATTACTACCAGAAGCCAAGGGAGTTCTTCTTCAGTTCAGGTGGTAAAGGACTGTGTTTTAGCAGCTAAATGATcagagttctagtcccagctccttctGTTTTTTGTGCTTCATACAATAATTGTCTGTTCTGTACAACACATGCATTCATTAGTGTTTCACACAGCTCCAGAACTAAGTTTACTATGAATGTGTTAGAAAGAAATCTCCATCTAATACTCCTCATCCTCTTCGTAATCTTCCCCCGCGGTTGCAGCTTCCAGCGCTGCAAGAGCTTCTGCCACCTCtgcgtcctcctcctcctcctcttcaatttttccattaatttcttTATGGTTAATGTGCTTTTCCTCTTGTGCTTCTGTTATGAGGCCCTCAGATGCAAGACCATCAGGCATGTCCTCTTTGACGCATACATTTACAGACTCAGTTTTAAGAGCTTTCTCCACTGAATCATAATTTTCCTTCATGTGCAAAGGCAGGCTTAGGCCAGGGTCCTCACCCTTATTTATCACTATAGACGCTGCATTTTGGTCTGAATGGGTGTAATTGTCTGAAAAACTGTCCTTTTCAGGAGCATTATAGTTTCTGGTTTGGCTATCACGTGGGAGGTAATCCAGGTCTGGTAATTGGATGGCATCATTTTGGGTCTCCAGTATTGCACTTTCTGTGAGAGAGCTGTTTTCTCCTGCAGACTGCGAGTTCTCATCTCGAGAATGTTCTGGCTCTTCTGAGTCTGGCTTCTTGTGATTGCCTGTTTCTGGGTCACAGTCTTTGCCAGATTCATTTGGTAAAGAGAGTCCATTGGTGCAGAGGTCTCTTGTCCTGTTGGCTAAAGAAGAACTTGCTGACTGGCTGGAATTTCCATGTCTGATGGTTTCTTTGATTCGGTTTGTGTTGTGATTAGGAAAGGGATGCGTACCACTACAGGAATTGACACCACTGTGAGCATTGTCAAACTTTTCAATGCAGTTTCCTAGCCCTTCCTCGTGAAGAGCAGTTCCTTTGTGGTTCCAGAAGGCCTCTTTTGTGTTATTGAacctgtttttattttctgttctctGTAACTCATCATTTTGCAGTTCATTTTTATGCACTGGAGTTTCATTGTTCTGATTGCCTTTGAATTTATTGCCGTCTTGCTTGTCTGGTTTGTAACTGTTTACTTCATTGGGGTATCTCGAGGATTGTACATCTTCTGGATCAAAGATATAGCTGGGGAAAGGAGAATTTTACCAGTTAATATTTTCTCTGTTAGAAACTGAAAACTGATTACACCCAAGTCTGACGTGTTGAGATTAAACAACTAGCGCAACTATGCTCAACCTACAGTATTGTGTACTAAACGTAAAAAGCATATACTTAGTTGTCGTCATTTGCTCAAGAGACTGAATGCTACAGAACAATTAGGCTCCAGGTCAGAGGCTCCACAAGGGGACAGAGAGGCCATGGAATGCCTCACTGAGTATGTCACAGCCACAGGACAAGAAGTCCTTCCACCTTATAACAACGCAGTTGTTCCCAACCTTTATCCCCTGGGGGCTCGATTAGCAGGTGGGCACCCTGTACGTGTTCCCTGT of Natator depressus isolate rNatDep1 chromosome 4, rNatDep2.hap1, whole genome shotgun sequence contains these proteins:
- the PGCKA1 gene encoding PDCD10 and GCKIII kinases-associated protein 1, which gives rise to MGCRCCKMIKSYIFDPEDVQSSRYPNEVNSYKPDKQDGNKFKGNQNNETPVHKNELQNDELQRTENKNRFNNTKEAFWNHKGTALHEEGLGNCIEKFDNAHSGVNSCSGTHPFPNHNTNRIKETIRHGNSSQSASSSLANRTRDLCTNGLSLPNESGKDCDPETGNHKKPDSEEPEHSRDENSQSAGENSSLTESAILETQNDAIQLPDLDYLPRDSQTRNYNAPEKDSFSDNYTHSDQNAASIVINKGEDPGLSLPLHMKENYDSVEKALKTESVNVCVKEDMPDGLASEGLITEAQEEKHINHKEINGKIEEEEEEDAEVAEALAALEAATAGEDYEEDEEY